In a genomic window of Pedobacter sp. KBS0701:
- a CDS encoding ATP-binding protein, giving the protein MKIKTKLRLGFGFLFIIVLSFGLIALFFLNELSDKSKVILKDNYKSLKYVAAMRNVIDQHPFPLSRTQLTIFTENLKNEGLNITEPGEKAAFRKLETAFNALNGPQLSTTTESSIKNLRVALQNIEQVNMKAIYDKNELANETSSRANVYIMIAATLSFIILFTFIVNFPGFVANPLAEFSAAIKQISRKNYKQHLHFENEDEFTELANSFNGMVIKLNEWENSNLSKIKSEKSRIEAIIAQMQDAIIGLNEKGEVLFLNHLAVKLMSLDEDKVIGQNVAELTQKNELLKRIIKPETNDNTLKIYTDDKESYFLLENREIIIPNYEEQDDSTLIASSKSAGSVYTLKNITQFKELDEAKTNFIATVSHELKTPLSSIKMSLKLLNDERVGMMNEEQHELLNHIKEDSDRLLKITSELLDLSQVETGNLKLTLAITKPEEIVSYAVDAVKFQAEQKSIQLVLNCDHNLPNVTADIQKTAWVMVNFLSNALRYSSEKSKVIIDVFQKDNFIEFSVRDFGKGIDEKYQKKLFDRYFQVPTDGQNKSGSGLGLAISKDFIEAENGKIWVISAIGEGSKFCFSLPVVE; this is encoded by the coding sequence ATGAAAATTAAAACCAAGCTCCGCCTCGGATTCGGGTTTCTCTTTATAATCGTTTTATCCTTCGGATTGATTGCGCTCTTTTTCTTAAACGAGCTTTCTGATAAATCGAAGGTAATTCTTAAAGACAACTATAAATCTTTGAAATATGTTGCTGCCATGCGCAATGTAATCGACCAGCATCCTTTTCCATTAAGCCGCACACAGCTGACTATATTTACTGAAAACCTCAAAAATGAGGGATTAAATATTACCGAACCTGGCGAAAAAGCAGCCTTCAGGAAATTGGAAACAGCTTTTAATGCGCTGAACGGTCCACAACTGTCGACCACTACAGAAAGTAGTATTAAAAATTTGCGTGTGGCACTGCAAAATATAGAACAGGTAAACATGAAGGCCATTTATGATAAAAACGAGTTGGCTAACGAAACCTCATCAAGAGCAAACGTTTATATTATGATTGCCGCGACGCTGAGTTTTATCATCCTTTTTACATTTATTGTTAATTTTCCGGGTTTTGTAGCCAACCCCCTTGCCGAGTTTAGTGCGGCGATTAAGCAGATCAGTCGTAAAAATTATAAACAGCATTTACATTTCGAAAACGAGGATGAGTTTACAGAACTGGCAAACTCCTTTAATGGCATGGTGATTAAATTAAATGAATGGGAAAATAGCAACTTATCTAAAATCAAATCCGAAAAGTCGCGCATTGAAGCCATTATTGCACAAATGCAGGATGCCATTATCGGCTTAAATGAGAAAGGAGAAGTGCTCTTTCTAAATCATCTGGCGGTGAAACTGATGAGTCTGGATGAAGACAAGGTTATTGGTCAGAATGTAGCCGAACTGACACAAAAAAATGAGTTGCTCAAAAGGATTATTAAACCTGAAACCAATGATAACACCTTAAAAATTTATACTGATGATAAAGAATCATATTTCCTGTTGGAAAATCGCGAAATCATCATCCCGAATTATGAAGAACAGGATGATAGCACATTAATTGCCTCCTCTAAATCTGCCGGAAGCGTTTACACGTTAAAAAATATTACGCAGTTTAAAGAGCTTGATGAAGCCAAAACAAATTTTATTGCAACCGTTTCGCACGAGTTAAAAACACCGCTTTCGTCGATCAAAATGAGCCTGAAATTGCTTAACGATGAGCGTGTGGGTATGATGAATGAAGAGCAGCACGAGTTACTTAACCACATTAAAGAGGATAGCGACAGATTGTTAAAAATTACCAGCGAACTGCTTGATCTATCGCAGGTAGAAACCGGCAATTTAAAACTCACTTTAGCCATCACTAAACCTGAAGAAATTGTGAGTTATGCGGTTGATGCTGTTAAATTCCAGGCTGAACAGAAATCGATCCAGCTGGTGCTTAACTGCGACCACAACTTACCAAATGTAACTGCCGATATTCAGAAAACGGCCTGGGTAATGGTTAACTTTTTATCTAATGCATTGCGGTACAGTTCAGAAAAATCGAAGGTAATCATTGATGTTTTCCAAAAAGACAATTTTATTGAATTCTCTGTCCGCGATTTTGGAAAAGGCATTGACGAAAAATACCAGAAAAAATTATTCGACAGGTATTTCCAGGTACCAACCGATGGTCAGAATAAATCGGGTTCTGGATTGGGCCTTGCCATTTCTAAAGATTTTATCGAAGCCGAAAACGGAAAAATATGGGTAATAAGTGCCATCGGTGAGGGCAGCAAGTTTTGTTTCAGTTTACCAGTTGTAGAATAG
- a CDS encoding DUF2130 domain-containing protein produces the protein MPTEIKCPNCAHIFPMEEAMAEDYKKELREKAAAYARQKDEEYQRKLQVFESEKQQQLKAFEAKLNEEKTKLKDSLEENLRKSISADFETKLQMLEGNAKDNAEKLKLAREKELEFLRREESLKVKEEEMELAFQRKMQEQRNELVEQIRKQEAEKNSIKDTEHQLRLKELEKQLDDQKKLAEEMKRKAEQGSMQLQGEVQELILEELLRVNYPFDLIEEVGKGVRGADCVQVVRNQFGQECGKIIYESKRTKDFGGDWIEKLKKDMRSMGIDVAVIVSQCYPKGMDCFGQRDGVWICSFEEVNAVAYVLREGILRLAGAVKSQENRGEKMHMLYDYLMGAEFSEQWKAIREGFMSMKLSIQRERDAMERLWKAREKQLEKVLLNATHIRGSIEGIAGSDSVQLSLTDEDDDTLLLE, from the coding sequence ATGCCTACCGAAATAAAATGCCCCAATTGTGCCCATATTTTTCCGATGGAAGAAGCTATGGCCGAAGATTATAAGAAAGAGTTACGTGAGAAAGCGGCTGCTTATGCAAGGCAGAAAGATGAAGAATATCAACGTAAGCTACAGGTTTTCGAGTCAGAAAAACAGCAACAGCTGAAAGCTTTTGAGGCTAAACTTAACGAAGAGAAGACCAAACTTAAGGATAGCTTGGAGGAGAACCTTCGTAAAAGTATTTCGGCCGATTTTGAAACCAAACTGCAAATGCTGGAAGGTAATGCGAAAGATAATGCTGAAAAATTAAAGCTGGCCCGTGAAAAAGAACTCGAATTTTTACGTCGCGAGGAAAGCCTTAAAGTAAAGGAAGAAGAAATGGAACTTGCTTTTCAACGTAAAATGCAGGAACAGCGTAACGAGTTGGTAGAACAGATTCGTAAACAAGAGGCAGAAAAGAATAGTATTAAAGATACTGAACATCAATTGCGTTTAAAGGAATTGGAAAAACAGCTCGACGATCAGAAAAAACTGGCTGAAGAGATGAAACGCAAAGCCGAGCAGGGTAGTATGCAATTACAGGGCGAAGTACAGGAATTGATCCTGGAAGAACTGCTCCGTGTTAATTACCCTTTCGATTTAATTGAAGAAGTTGGCAAAGGTGTACGTGGGGCAGATTGCGTACAGGTGGTGCGTAATCAATTTGGACAGGAATGCGGTAAAATTATTTACGAAAGCAAACGTACCAAAGACTTTGGTGGCGACTGGATCGAAAAACTGAAGAAAGATATGCGCAGTATGGGCATTGATGTAGCGGTGATTGTAAGTCAGTGTTACCCAAAAGGCATGGATTGTTTCGGACAGCGTGATGGAGTTTGGATCTGTTCTTTCGAAGAAGTAAATGCCGTAGCTTATGTGTTGCGGGAAGGTATTTTGCGTTTGGCAGGCGCAGTAAAATCGCAGGAAAACCGTGGCGAAAAAATGCACATGTTATACGATTACCTAATGGGGGCAGAGTTTTCTGAACAATGGAAAGCCATCAGAGAGGGTTTTATGAGTATGAAACTATCCATACAGCGTGAGCGCGATGCGATGGAACGTTTATGGAAAGCACGTGAAAAACAATTGGAGAAAGTATTGTTAAATGCGACCCATATCCGTGGTTCTATAGAGGGAATTGCAGGTAGCGATAGTGTGCAGCTGAGTTTAACAGATGAAGATGATGATACCTTGCTTTTAGAGTAA
- a CDS encoding acyl-CoA thioesterase — translation MPRTKNHIELQFLSEPSDVNYGGKVHGGMMMKWIDQAAFACALQWSQTYCVTVYVGGIRFFHPVHIGHLVKMEARIIYTGKTSMHIAVDAFSKPVGQTDFVKNTHCIIVFVAVDDNGQPKAIPAFKPKTEKEIAMHGYAIKLMELRKSIDKEMEPYIV, via the coding sequence ATGCCCAGAACTAAAAATCATATTGAACTTCAATTTTTAAGCGAACCCTCTGATGTTAACTATGGGGGTAAGGTGCATGGTGGGATGATGATGAAGTGGATTGATCAGGCTGCTTTTGCCTGCGCCTTGCAGTGGAGCCAAACCTATTGTGTAACGGTTTATGTGGGCGGAATCAGGTTTTTCCACCCGGTTCATATTGGGCATTTGGTTAAAATGGAAGCACGCATTATTTACACGGGTAAAACCAGTATGCATATTGCCGTTGATGCTTTTTCTAAACCCGTAGGTCAAACCGATTTTGTGAAGAATACACACTGTATTATTGTGTTTGTTGCCGTTGATGACAATGGACAGCCGAAAGCAATTCCGGCTTTTAAACCCAAAACCGAAAAAGAAATCGCCATGCATGGTTATGCCATTAAATTAATGGAATTGCGTAAAAGCATTGATAAGGAAATGGAACCGTATATTGTTTAG
- a CDS encoding glycoside hydrolase family 97 protein translates to MNKKSNQSFNRFKILTLICTLLFFGDVFGNVPGKSLKSPDGNLVTSFALAEGGVPTYTLKYKGKDVIKTSKLGLELNDGKSLMNGFTISDTETSTFNETWKPVWGEVKEIVNHYNELAVTLTQKESNRFIILRFRLFNDGLGFRYEFPEQKNLDYFVIKEEKTQFALAGDHKAFWLPGDYDTQEYSTVTSNLSEVRGKMKAAVTPNASQTTFSPTGLQTPLMMKSKDGLYINIHEAALINYSLMSLNLDDKNMVLESWLTPDAIGDKGYMQAPCLSPWRTIIVSDKAGDILTSKLTYNLNEPTKFKDVSWIKPTKYVGVWWEMITGKSTWAYNDLTSVQLGVTDYAKTKPNGKHAANTAHVKEYIDFAAKNGLDAVLVEGWNVGWEDWFGKTKDYVFDFVTPYPDFDVKELHRYAASKGIKMIMHHETSSSVRNYERHLDTAYKFMKANGYDAVKSGYVGNMIPRGEHHYGQWLNNHYLYAIQKAAEYKIMVNAHEAVRPTGLARTYPNLIGNESARGTEYEAFGGNNADHTTILPFTRLIGGPMDYTPGIFETKVSVYNPENTSFVHSTLARQLALYVTMYSPLQMAADLPETYNKYMDAFQFIKDVAVDWDDTKVLEAEPGDYITFARKAKGKNNWFVGRTNDEVARTSKIDFSFLDPGKKYTATIYADAKDAHYEKNPKAYTIRKMEVTNKTKLTQYCAPGGGYAISIIAK, encoded by the coding sequence ATGAACAAGAAATCTAACCAATCTTTTAACCGCTTTAAAATCCTTACTTTAATATGCACTTTGCTATTTTTTGGGGATGTCTTCGGGAACGTTCCCGGAAAGAGTTTGAAGTCGCCGGATGGCAACCTGGTGACCAGTTTTGCTTTGGCTGAAGGAGGAGTACCCACCTATACTTTAAAATACAAAGGAAAAGACGTTATTAAAACCAGTAAACTGGGTCTCGAGCTTAACGACGGTAAATCTTTAATGAACGGTTTTACCATAAGCGATACCGAAACGAGCACTTTTAATGAAACCTGGAAACCCGTTTGGGGCGAGGTAAAAGAAATTGTAAATCATTACAATGAACTGGCGGTAACTTTAACCCAAAAGGAGAGCAACCGTTTTATTATTTTACGTTTCCGCCTGTTTAATGACGGTTTGGGTTTTAGATATGAATTTCCGGAGCAAAAAAACTTAGATTATTTCGTAATTAAGGAAGAGAAAACCCAGTTCGCTTTAGCCGGCGATCATAAAGCATTCTGGCTTCCTGGTGATTATGATACACAGGAATATAGTACCGTAACCTCAAACTTATCAGAAGTTCGCGGTAAAATGAAAGCTGCGGTAACACCAAACGCTTCGCAAACTACTTTCTCGCCAACAGGATTACAGACGCCGTTAATGATGAAGAGTAAAGATGGTTTGTATATCAATATCCATGAAGCAGCACTGATCAACTATTCTTTAATGTCGTTAAATCTTGATGATAAAAACATGGTTTTAGAATCCTGGTTAACACCTGATGCAATTGGCGATAAAGGTTATATGCAGGCGCCTTGTTTATCACCCTGGAGAACCATTATAGTAAGTGATAAAGCAGGTGATATTTTGACTTCAAAATTAACCTATAACTTAAACGAACCAACAAAATTTAAAGATGTATCGTGGATTAAGCCAACAAAATATGTTGGGGTTTGGTGGGAAATGATTACTGGTAAAAGTACCTGGGCATATAACGATTTAACCAGTGTGCAATTAGGAGTAACCGATTACGCCAAAACGAAGCCTAATGGTAAACACGCTGCAAATACTGCACATGTAAAGGAATATATCGATTTCGCTGCCAAAAATGGTTTAGATGCTGTTTTGGTTGAAGGCTGGAACGTAGGCTGGGAAGACTGGTTTGGCAAAACAAAAGATTATGTATTTGATTTTGTAACCCCTTATCCCGATTTTGATGTAAAAGAACTGCACCGTTACGCCGCCAGTAAAGGCATTAAAATGATTATGCACCACGAAACTTCCTCGTCGGTACGTAATTATGAGCGTCATTTAGATACTGCTTACAAATTTATGAAAGCCAATGGTTACGATGCTGTGAAAAGCGGTTATGTAGGCAACATGATCCCAAGAGGTGAGCACCATTATGGGCAGTGGTTAAACAATCATTACCTGTATGCCATCCAAAAAGCTGCTGAATATAAAATTATGGTGAATGCGCACGAGGCTGTTCGGCCTACTGGCTTAGCGCGCACTTACCCGAACTTAATTGGAAACGAATCAGCAAGGGGAACTGAATATGAAGCTTTTGGCGGCAACAATGCCGATCATACTACGATTTTGCCCTTTACACGTTTAATCGGCGGACCAATGGATTATACACCAGGTATTTTCGAAACCAAGGTAAGTGTTTACAATCCAGAAAATACTTCATTTGTACACAGTACATTAGCCCGCCAGCTTGCGCTTTATGTGACCATGTATAGCCCGTTGCAAATGGCTGCTGATTTACCAGAGACTTATAATAAATACATGGATGCTTTTCAGTTTATTAAAGATGTGGCTGTAGATTGGGATGATACCAAAGTTTTGGAGGCGGAGCCAGGCGATTATATCACTTTTGCGCGTAAAGCAAAAGGTAAGAACAACTGGTTTGTTGGCCGTACCAATGATGAGGTGGCCAGAACATCTAAAATCGATTTTAGCTTTTTGGATCCTGGTAAAAAATATACCGCAACCATTTATGCTGATGCAAAGGATGCCCATTATGAAAAAAATCCTAAAGCGTATACTATCCGCAAAATGGAAGTAACCAACAAAACTAAATTAACGCAGTACTGTGCGCCTGGCGGAGGATATGCGATTAGCATTATAGCGAAATAA
- a CDS encoding NADPH-dependent FMN reductase, which produces MITIIAATNRPNSNTLKVAKYYQRQLKENGTDASLFSLEHLPVDVLNTDMYGKRSEAFQKIQNMIYQTEKFLFIMPEYNGSYPGVLKVLIDACNFPDSFYDKKAALVGISSGKYGNIRGVDHFTGVCHYIHLNILPLRLHIPNIKSELDAEGNFNHPDTIKFINEQIEKFIKF; this is translated from the coding sequence ATGATCACAATTATAGCTGCAACCAACAGGCCCAATAGCAATACGCTAAAAGTTGCTAAATATTACCAAAGGCAACTAAAAGAAAATGGAACTGATGCCAGTTTGTTCAGTCTGGAGCACCTGCCTGTAGATGTTTTGAATACGGATATGTATGGCAAACGTTCGGAAGCTTTTCAGAAAATCCAGAATATGATTTACCAAACCGAAAAGTTTTTATTCATTATGCCTGAGTATAACGGCAGTTATCCTGGTGTGCTAAAAGTGTTAATCGATGCCTGTAATTTCCCGGATAGTTTTTACGATAAAAAAGCGGCATTAGTGGGCATTTCATCTGGTAAATATGGCAATATCCGTGGTGTAGATCATTTTACAGGCGTTTGTCATTACATCCATCTCAATATTTTACCCTTACGCCTGCATATTCCAAATATTAAGTCCGAATTAGATGCTGAAGGCAATTTCAATCATCCTGATACGATAAAGTTTATCAACGAGCAGATAGAAAAGTTTATTAAATTCTAA
- a CDS encoding ParB/RepB/Spo0J family partition protein: protein MTSFQRKTGLGRGLSALLDDSESTHPPKQQVNAVSETEQIGNISHVSLTEVETNPYQPRTEFDQVALNELADSIKVQGLIQPITVRKLAANKYQLISGERRFRASKLAGLTQIPAYIRSANDQQMLEMALIENIQRENLNAIEVALSFQRMIDEVGLKQEQLGERVGKNRTTVTNYLRLLKLPPAIQASIRDQKISMGHARALINVDGVDKQLFIHQEILEKGLSVRKVEELVRNLQHIPLKGSEKSKEKAVSFQYQKLQDDLASKFATRVKLKVSQNGKGAIEIPFMSDDDLNRILELLDW, encoded by the coding sequence ATGACATCTTTTCAGCGAAAAACAGGTTTAGGAAGAGGGTTAAGTGCGCTTTTAGATGATAGCGAATCTACTCATCCACCCAAACAGCAGGTAAATGCTGTTAGCGAAACCGAGCAGATTGGCAATATCAGTCACGTAAGTTTAACTGAAGTTGAAACCAATCCATACCAGCCACGTACCGAATTTGACCAGGTAGCTTTAAACGAGCTTGCCGATTCGATAAAAGTACAAGGTTTAATACAACCGATTACGGTTAGAAAACTGGCTGCAAATAAATACCAGCTCATTTCGGGTGAGCGTAGGTTCAGGGCTTCGAAATTAGCTGGTTTAACACAGATTCCTGCTTACATCCGCAGTGCCAATGATCAACAGATGTTGGAAATGGCCCTGATCGAAAATATACAGCGCGAAAATTTAAATGCCATTGAAGTAGCATTGAGTTTCCAGCGGATGATTGATGAGGTGGGTTTAAAACAGGAACAATTAGGCGAGCGTGTTGGTAAAAACCGTACCACTGTAACCAATTACCTGCGTTTGCTAAAACTTCCTCCTGCTATTCAGGCTTCCATCCGCGATCAGAAAATTAGCATGGGGCATGCAAGAGCCTTAATTAATGTTGATGGTGTTGACAAACAATTGTTTATTCATCAGGAAATTTTAGAAAAAGGCTTATCCGTACGTAAAGTGGAAGAGCTCGTACGTAATTTGCAGCATATACCTTTAAAAGGTAGTGAAAAATCGAAAGAAAAAGCTGTTTCCTTTCAATATCAAAAATTACAGGATGATCTGGCTTCTAAATTTGCTACCCGTGTAAAGTTAAAAGTGAGTCAGAACGGTAAAGGGGCGATAGAAATTCCTTTTATGAGCGATGACGACTTGAACCGGATTCTAGAGTTATTAGACTGGTAA
- a CDS encoding DUF4142 domain-containing protein, with the protein MITSENFYDMTVPEHNYQQLLNEELFKINADPRFPILAKKRVEFSKKYILELNTLLGISGPASSIAISDENHERLVELKKLTGDSFKKELVRLTVESDQQFVGFHVNAISSEGAKDLALREWARQKLPMLTENLSEIQTLH; encoded by the coding sequence ATGATCACATCTGAAAATTTCTATGATATGACCGTGCCTGAGCATAACTATCAACAACTTCTGAATGAAGAGCTTTTCAAAATCAATGCTGATCCGCGTTTTCCTATACTTGCAAAAAAGCGTGTAGAGTTTTCAAAAAAATACATTTTGGAGTTGAATACGCTGTTAGGAATAAGCGGACCTGCCTCTTCCATTGCTATCAGTGATGAAAACCATGAAAGGCTTGTTGAATTAAAAAAGCTCACAGGAGATAGCTTTAAGAAGGAGCTGGTCAGGTTAACTGTTGAATCGGATCAGCAATTTGTCGGATTTCATGTTAATGCGATTTCTTCAGAAGGGGCTAAAGATCTTGCATTAAGGGAATGGGCCCGACAAAAACTTCCGATGCTAACCGAGAATCTTTCAGAGATTCAGACACTTCATTAG
- a CDS encoding OsmC family protein — translation MVKATINKEHYACSVTNGSHDIIVDEPLELGGTHKGFAPKGLLMASLASCVAITLRMYADRKEWPIDKIEVEVNIDTENGETIFLEEITCTGVLTEEQKIRLEEIATKCPVSKILAAGHEIRSKVL, via the coding sequence ATGGTAAAAGCAACAATAAATAAAGAACATTATGCATGTTCGGTAACCAATGGTTCACATGATATTATCGTAGACGAACCTTTAGAGTTAGGAGGAACACATAAAGGTTTTGCACCAAAAGGATTATTAATGGCTTCTTTGGCATCGTGTGTAGCCATTACTTTAAGAATGTATGCCGATAGGAAGGAATGGCCCATTGATAAAATTGAGGTGGAAGTAAACATTGATACCGAAAACGGTGAAACAATCTTTTTGGAAGAAATTACCTGTACTGGCGTGCTTACCGAAGAACAAAAAATCAGACTGGAAGAAATTGCAACAAAATGCCCGGTCAGTAAAATCCTTGCCGCTGGTCATGAAATCAGATCGAAAGTGCTTTAG
- a CDS encoding ParA family protein has protein sequence MSKIIALANQKGGVGKTTSSINLAASLAVLEYKTLLVDADPQANSTSGIGFDPRNIKDSIYECIINDIDPLQAIQKTDTPNLDLLPAHIDLVGAEIEMINLNNREYKMKAVLEKIKDQYDFIIIDCSPSLGLITINALTAADSVIIPVQCEYFALEGLGKLLNTIKIVQNRLNPDLEIEGILLTMYDVRLRLSNQVVEEVKTHFHELVFDTIIQRNTRLSEAPSYGVSVIMHDANCKGAINYLNLAREIVKKNGLLKEEENIGTATL, from the coding sequence ATGAGCAAAATTATTGCATTAGCAAATCAAAAAGGTGGTGTTGGTAAAACAACTTCATCTATAAACCTGGCTGCGAGTTTGGCCGTACTAGAATACAAAACTTTACTGGTTGATGCTGATCCTCAGGCAAATTCGACTTCAGGTATCGGTTTCGATCCCCGGAATATTAAAGACAGTATTTATGAGTGTATCATTAATGATATCGATCCTTTACAGGCCATTCAAAAAACAGATACACCGAACTTAGATTTACTACCTGCCCACATCGATCTGGTTGGTGCGGAAATCGAGATGATTAACCTGAATAACCGTGAGTATAAAATGAAAGCGGTTTTGGAGAAAATCAAAGATCAATACGATTTCATTATCATCGATTGTTCGCCATCCTTAGGTTTAATTACCATCAATGCCTTAACAGCGGCCGATTCAGTTATTATTCCTGTGCAGTGCGAGTATTTCGCGCTGGAAGGTTTGGGTAAGTTATTAAATACCATTAAAATTGTTCAGAACCGTTTAAACCCTGATCTGGAGATTGAAGGTATTTTATTAACCATGTACGATGTACGTTTGCGTTTATCTAACCAGGTGGTAGAGGAGGTGAAAACGCATTTCCATGAATTGGTTTTTGATACCATTATTCAGCGCAATACACGCTTAAGTGAAGCACCTAGTTATGGCGTTTCGGTCATTATGCACGACGCGAATTGCAAAGGTGCCATTAATTACCTAAACCTTGCACGCGAAATTGTGAAGAAAAACGGCCTTTTAAAGGAAGAAGAAAACATTGGAACAGCAACTTTATAA
- the obgE gene encoding GTPase ObgE — protein sequence MSQGSNFVDYVKICCRSGKGGAGSAHLHRDILTSMGGPDGGDGGRGGHIIVKGSIHIWTLLHLKYRKHIIAEDGGAGGSSHKFGKQGKDEILEVPLGTIAKDAETGEILFEITKDGETKILTAGGRGGLGNAHFKNSVQQTPRFAQPGEQGQEVWNILELKVLADVGLVGFPNAGKSTLLSVVSAAKPEIADYPFTTIVPNLGIVSYRGGKSFVMADIPGIIEGASKGKGLGYRFLRHIERNSVLLFMVPADTSRSIKEEYEILKSELESYNPELMQKPHVLAITKSDMLDEELMEEMKQDLPNIPSIFISSVAEKNILELKDMLWKAIEG from the coding sequence ATGTCACAGGGTTCGAATTTCGTAGATTATGTAAAAATTTGTTGCCGTTCTGGTAAGGGTGGGGCAGGTTCAGCACATTTACATCGTGATATTTTAACGTCAATGGGTGGTCCTGATGGTGGTGATGGCGGTCGTGGTGGCCACATTATCGTTAAAGGCAGTATTCATATCTGGACATTATTACACCTTAAATACCGTAAACATATCATCGCAGAAGATGGTGGGGCAGGTGGAAGTTCCCATAAATTCGGTAAACAAGGTAAGGATGAAATCTTAGAAGTTCCGCTTGGCACCATTGCTAAAGATGCTGAAACGGGAGAAATCCTTTTTGAAATTACAAAAGATGGCGAAACTAAAATTTTAACGGCTGGTGGCCGTGGTGGTCTGGGTAATGCGCATTTTAAAAATTCTGTTCAACAAACACCACGTTTCGCACAACCAGGCGAGCAGGGACAGGAAGTTTGGAATATTTTAGAATTAAAAGTTTTAGCCGATGTTGGTCTCGTAGGTTTCCCAAATGCAGGAAAATCAACTTTACTTTCTGTAGTTTCGGCGGCTAAACCAGAAATTGCCGATTATCCTTTTACTACCATTGTTCCTAATCTGGGTATTGTAAGTTACCGGGGTGGAAAATCTTTTGTAATGGCAGATATCCCTGGAATTATTGAAGGTGCATCAAAGGGTAAAGGTTTAGGATACCGTTTCCTTCGTCATATCGAGCGTAATTCGGTGCTGTTATTCATGGTTCCGGCTGATACAAGTCGCTCAATTAAAGAAGAATACGAAATTCTTAAAAGTGAACTGGAGTCTTACAATCCTGAATTAATGCAAAAGCCACACGTTTTAGCCATTACCAAATCAGATATGTTAGATGAAGAACTGATGGAAGAAATGAAGCAGGATCTGCCAAATATCCCATCGATATTTATCTCATCAGTAGCCGAAAAAAATATTTTAGAACTGAAAGATATGCTTTGGAAGGCAATTGAAGGATAA
- a CDS encoding YtxH domain-containing protein: MKYRKLIGKYLKHESDNSAKIALALVAGLAAGAVISILFAPDSGAGTRGKIVGGAKNLRYGFQDKYNLLKEKVFGVEAIEEDIVEHEVPHFKHTVAKKRKSDVKEILENAHENGQVQEGQG, encoded by the coding sequence ATGAAATACAGAAAGTTAATCGGAAAATATTTAAAGCACGAATCGGATAACAGTGCAAAAATAGCCCTTGCCTTGGTGGCTGGTTTAGCAGCTGGTGCAGTAATTAGTATTTTATTTGCTCCAGATAGCGGTGCAGGCACCCGGGGAAAAATTGTTGGTGGAGCCAAAAACCTGCGTTATGGCTTTCAAGACAAATATAACCTGTTAAAAGAGAAAGTTTTTGGCGTAGAAGCAATTGAAGAAGATATTGTTGAACATGAAGTGCCTCATTTTAAACACACAGTTGCTAAAAAGCGCAAATCAGATGTGAAAGAGATTCTTGAAAATGCCCACGAAAATGGTCAGGTACAGGAAGGACAAGGATAA
- a CDS encoding adenylate kinase, translated as MLNLVLFGPPGAGKGTQSEKLIAKYQLVHVSTGDLFRAHVKGETELGKKVSQLLADGELVPDAITIAMLEEEVDKNPDAKGFVFDGFPRTVPQAIELDLFLERKGSKIAGVIALDVDQDELTKRIAERHKTSGRPDDDAEKLKKRISEYFDKTIHVLPYYEEQGKLNKVNGIGEIETVYHDLCAVIDQYKV; from the coding sequence ATGCTTAATTTAGTTCTCTTTGGCCCTCCAGGGGCGGGTAAAGGCACCCAATCTGAAAAGCTGATTGCAAAATATCAGTTGGTACACGTTTCAACAGGCGATCTTTTTAGAGCACACGTTAAAGGAGAAACAGAATTAGGAAAAAAAGTAAGTCAATTGTTAGCTGATGGAGAATTGGTTCCCGATGCCATTACGATTGCCATGCTTGAGGAAGAGGTGGATAAAAATCCTGATGCTAAAGGATTTGTGTTTGATGGATTTCCGCGTACCGTTCCGCAAGCAATTGAGCTTGATTTATTTTTAGAGCGTAAAGGCAGTAAAATTGCTGGTGTTATTGCTTTAGATGTTGATCAGGACGAGCTTACAAAACGTATTGCCGAACGTCATAAAACCAGTGGCCGTCCAGATGATGATGCTGAAAAACTGAAAAAACGGATTTCAGAATACTTTGATAAAACGATCCATGTATTGCCTTATTATGAAGAGCAGGGGAAGTTGAATAAAGTAAACGGGATTGGTGAAATAGAAACAGTATATCATGATCTTTGCGCCGTAATTGATCAGTATAAAGTGTAA